Below is a genomic region from Planktothrix sp. FACHB-1365.
TGTTTCTGTCCTTTTTAACCTTACCCATTATTCTCGGTACGAATATGACAATTTGGCAAACTAGCGTCAATTCCAATGTACAAGGACGGGTGATTTCACTGTACAGCACATTTATAGGTTTGGCTTTGGCTTTGGGTAATCTTAGTGCCAGTCCACTAACCGATAAATTGTTAGAACCGATGTTATCAGATGATGGGTTATTAGCTAACAGTATCGGAACTTTAATTGAAACTGGCCAAGGGCGAGGAATTGGATTTTTGCTGGTATTAGCAGGACTGCTCATTTTTACTATAGCAATCATGTTGTACACTTATTTTACTTGGAAAAATCTCAATGAAGAAACAAATGAGACTGAGAAATTAATAGTTCCGGGTAGAGAAATTGTAGAAGATTTATGAACCGAGATTGTCAGCAAAACAGCCAACAAAAAATTAGAGGGCGGCTAGAAAAAATTGAGTTACACTCAACAGTTTTTGGTTTTATCCGCAAGTTATATCTCTATCTGCCTCCTAGTTATAAAAATAACTCTCAACAACGTTATCCTGTGCTTTATATGCACTATGGACAGCACCTGTTTGAACCCAAAAAACCGGATAGTGAATCTTGGCGGGTACATGAAACTATTGAGCAACTACTGGATGCTAATTTAATTGATGAAATTATTGTGGTTGGTATTGGTGCTGCCCCTGCTACTGTAGCATCTGATTATTGGCATTATGCAGCCTTGTATCAAGAGCAACCACTGACAGGTCATCTCTACGAACGCTTTATTGTGCAAGAGGTAAAGCCGTTTATAGATGAAAATTTTAGGACATTGAGCGATCGCTCTGACACGGCCATGATTGGAGCTTGTGCTAGTGCAACTGTCAGTTATAATATCGCCGAACGTCACCCCCATATCTTTGGCAAAGTCGGGATGCTCTCACCTGCTGTCCGTAGTTTTGATACGAATACTTGGTTGTACTCCTGGCCGATGCACAAACCCCAGTTTCAACTCTGGATAGATGTTGGTGATGCGGAAGGAATTTCTACCCATCCAGTTAGAGAATGGGTTGATACAGTGATAGAACAAGGTTGCGTCCCTAATACTGACCTATTTTACTACCTAGAACCCGATGCTGCTCACAATGAAACCTACTG
It encodes:
- a CDS encoding esterase family protein codes for the protein MNRDCQQNSQQKIRGRLEKIELHSTVFGFIRKLYLYLPPSYKNNSQQRYPVLYMHYGQHLFEPKKPDSESWRVHETIEQLLDANLIDEIIVVGIGAAPATVASDYWHYAALYQEQPLTGHLYERFIVQEVKPFIDENFRTLSDRSDTAMIGACASATVSYNIAERHPHIFGKVGMLSPAVRSFDTNTWLYSWPMHKPQFQLWIDVGDAEGISTHPVREWVDTVIEQGCVPNTDLFYYLEPDAAHNETYWGKRLKNPLLLFFGNKGQPISVKLQGEDILGVGSKPLIVNPIVEYDTGFQCTDFTGNYQIEQPQMIAVEPGNRLIGLSPGVTKVSFSDQGLETSRRYKVVSSLPDQVQVRLRAHVLGSTPEVEQIYFGRLSLQRVSATIYEGKYTLPRDFTLADVFSCGMGNFERQKDGSPMPLRLLQPREDTELEYKIERWSKF